From the Bacteroidales bacterium genome, one window contains:
- a CDS encoding dockerin type I repeat-containing protein: protein MKNLISLLIIGSFISVFHTSSSVAQPREFGDAPEGALAYPATGVVGSFPTCKTLGPAGWVEHNNFGAVLGPAFEFDGEGNGGLCPQFNPYDFDECKGDGDAGLIIPGAFTIVGGVEVPCLPGDVAPLGTAGSLAVWGGNVDITVTNYMPSASPGYMNVIVDWAQDGSWGGTSEHILVDWFVPNGYAGLLSGLGPPNFVIGPNSGYVWARFTISEQPVGMNWDGSGSFEDGESEDYLLLVAPSSGNLDFGDAPDVPYPTLLASNGARHTNDGVTFIGAAIDNEVDGQPTANADGDDLAGLDDEDGVTFTSAMIPGQWATLNIVASANCLLNAWMDFNLTNGWADAGEQIFTNVLLITGLNTLLFQVPAGAASGMTCARFRVNLNGNLSYTGAATEGEVEDYRIMVGEEPPNYDFGDAPEGAYAYVPSGVFPNGVMGQFPTCTGVGPATWIQHTTSLAYFASFDTEPDGNAGLCPGFVPYDQDECKGGGDAGLIVPGAFINTLVTVNPLLYIVYPCVMNDNVPLGIPCSTAAWGTSIDITVQNFRPASAYVNVLIDWDQNGSWGGSSPCPLNQATEHVLVNFSVPSGYSGPLSGLQPPSFTIGPNPSWVWARFSITDQPVGTNWDGSGSFEDGETEDYLFIISNPALDFGDAPDVPYPTLLASNGARHTNDGVTFIGAAMDNEVDGQPTANADGDDLAGLDDEDGVTFTTPLIPGQLAIIQIVASVNCTLNAWMDINQLNGWADAGENIFFNQPLIAGLNALQLLVPPNAALGMTYFRFRVNISGGLSYTGAATEGEVEDYRVMIGEEPPNLDFGDAPEGVPAYPVSGVIGQFPTCTTILPSGIVQHTNFGAWFGPLVDFESDGNAGLCPGFAPYDADECQGDGDAGLLVPGAFTLAGLPPVVVPCPQSGATPLGNTCTTAQWGPNIDMQVQNLCPSGLPHFVNVLIDWDQNGQWGGGSPCPGGLIASEHVLVNFPVPNGYNGPLSGLQPPSFLIGPNAGHVWVRFTLSEVTVPPMVWDGSGSFEDGETEDYLLLVTEEEPDTYDFGDAPDGPYPTLLASNGASHMLGSGLMMGFLVDADADGQPTANADGDDLNNVDDEDGVVFTTQLIQGQMATLQITVTMACLLNAWMDFNQLNGWGDPGEQIFTNAPLGAGLNTLTFQVPAGAALGQTYLRFRVNQTGGLSFTGPATDGEVEDYTNTIVEPAPTFDFGDAPDGPYPTLLASNGASHMLGSGLMMGFLVDADADGQPTANADGDDLNNVDDEDGVVFTTQLIQGQMATLQITVTMACLLNAWMDFNQLNGWADANEQIFINTPLSAGLNTLTFQVPASATLGPTYLRFRVNTGGGLSYAGSATDGEVEDYQSVVTNVPGDANCDGIVNVLDVITIANYIMDLNPDPFCFGNADVNADGVINVLDIIGTVNIIMSN from the coding sequence ATGAAAAACCTGATTTCTCTCCTGATCATTGGCAGTTTCATTTCTGTTTTTCACACCTCCTCCTCAGTGGCCCAGCCCAGGGAGTTCGGCGATGCTCCGGAAGGAGCGCTGGCCTATCCGGCAACGGGAGTCGTGGGGTCGTTCCCGACCTGTAAAACCCTTGGTCCTGCAGGATGGGTTGAGCATAATAACTTTGGAGCCGTATTAGGTCCTGCGTTTGAGTTTGACGGAGAGGGAAACGGGGGATTATGTCCCCAGTTCAATCCATATGATTTTGATGAATGCAAAGGTGACGGCGATGCCGGGTTGATCATCCCCGGGGCATTCACCATTGTTGGCGGAGTGGAGGTTCCTTGCCTTCCGGGAGATGTGGCACCCCTGGGAACTGCCGGCAGCCTGGCAGTTTGGGGAGGAAACGTCGATATCACTGTAACCAATTACATGCCCAGCGCATCACCGGGTTATATGAACGTAATCGTTGACTGGGCTCAGGATGGTTCCTGGGGAGGCACTTCTGAACATATCCTGGTTGACTGGTTTGTACCCAATGGTTATGCAGGTCTCTTGTCAGGTCTCGGCCCGCCTAATTTTGTCATAGGACCCAATTCAGGGTACGTATGGGCCAGGTTTACCATCTCAGAGCAGCCTGTGGGCATGAACTGGGATGGATCCGGTTCATTTGAGGATGGTGAGTCCGAAGACTACTTGTTGCTGGTCGCGCCTTCGTCGGGTAACCTGGACTTCGGCGACGCGCCCGACGTTCCCTATCCGACCTTACTGGCTAGTAACGGAGCACGGCATACGAATGATGGGGTGACTTTTATCGGAGCCGCTATTGATAATGAGGTCGACGGTCAGCCGACCGCCAATGCGGATGGCGATGACCTGGCAGGCCTGGACGACGAGGATGGGGTCACTTTCACTTCAGCAATGATCCCTGGCCAGTGGGCTACCCTGAACATTGTCGCTTCGGCCAATTGCCTGCTGAATGCGTGGATGGACTTCAACCTGACGAATGGCTGGGCGGATGCCGGTGAACAGATCTTCACCAACGTCCTGCTCATCACAGGACTGAATACGCTTCTTTTCCAGGTTCCTGCAGGTGCGGCGTCAGGGATGACCTGCGCACGTTTCAGGGTGAATCTGAATGGCAACCTGAGTTATACGGGAGCTGCCACGGAGGGAGAAGTGGAAGATTACAGGATAATGGTCGGGGAAGAACCCCCGAATTACGATTTTGGTGATGCACCGGAGGGTGCCTATGCTTATGTTCCGAGCGGCGTGTTCCCAAACGGAGTGATGGGTCAGTTTCCCACCTGTACGGGTGTTGGTCCGGCAACCTGGATACAGCATACAACTTCCCTGGCCTACTTTGCTTCTTTTGACACGGAGCCGGATGGGAATGCCGGCTTGTGTCCGGGTTTCGTTCCGTACGATCAGGATGAATGCAAGGGAGGCGGGGATGCTGGTTTGATCGTACCAGGTGCGTTCATCAACACGCTCGTCACCGTTAATCCTCTTTTATATATTGTTTATCCGTGCGTTATGAATGATAATGTGCCTCTGGGGATTCCTTGTTCTACCGCCGCCTGGGGAACCAGCATAGATATTACAGTACAAAATTTCAGACCAGCCAGTGCTTATGTAAATGTGCTGATCGACTGGGATCAGAACGGCAGCTGGGGAGGATCCTCCCCTTGTCCCTTGAACCAGGCAACCGAACACGTGCTGGTTAATTTTAGTGTACCCAGTGGTTATTCGGGTCCGTTGTCAGGACTGCAACCTCCCTCGTTCACCATAGGGCCGAATCCTTCATGGGTATGGGCCAGGTTTTCTATCACGGATCAACCGGTAGGTACGAATTGGGATGGGTCCGGCAGTTTTGAGGATGGAGAAACGGAGGACTATCTGTTCATTATTTCCAATCCAGCCCTGGACTTCGGCGACGCGCCCGACGTTCCCTATCCGACCTTACTGGCCAGTAACGGAGCACGGCATACGAATGATGGGGTGACTTTTATCGGAGCCGCTATGGATAATGAGGTCGACGGTCAGCCGACCGCCAATGCGGATGGTGATGACCTTGCAGGCCTGGACGACGAGGATGGGGTAACATTCACCACCCCGCTGATTCCCGGACAGTTGGCCATCATTCAAATCGTAGCTTCGGTTAATTGCACACTGAATGCCTGGATGGATATTAACCAGTTGAATGGATGGGCAGATGCGGGAGAAAATATATTCTTCAACCAGCCGTTGATTGCCGGATTAAATGCCCTTCAGCTACTGGTACCTCCAAATGCTGCCTTGGGAATGACGTACTTTCGGTTCCGCGTGAACATTAGCGGTGGATTGAGTTATACGGGAGCTGCCACGGAGGGAGAAGTGGAAGATTATAGGGTGATGATTGGTGAGGAACCCCCGAACCTCGACTTTGGCGATGCACCGGAGGGGGTGCCGGCGTATCCGGTGAGCGGCGTGATCGGGCAGTTCCCGACGTGTACCACGATCTTGCCATCGGGGATTGTACAGCACACCAATTTTGGAGCGTGGTTCGGGCCGTTAGTGGATTTTGAGTCAGACGGGAATGCGGGACTGTGTCCTGGATTTGCGCCCTATGATGCGGATGAATGTCAGGGCGATGGGGATGCGGGACTGCTTGTTCCCGGAGCGTTCACCCTGGCTGGGCTGCCGCCTGTCGTGGTACCCTGTCCCCAATCAGGTGCTACGCCGCTTGGGAACACGTGCACGACAGCGCAATGGGGTCCGAACATCGACATGCAAGTGCAAAATCTTTGTCCGAGCGGACTGCCTCATTTTGTGAACGTATTGATCGACTGGGACCAGAATGGACAGTGGGGAGGCGGTTCACCGTGTCCGGGTGGTCTTATAGCTTCGGAACATGTTTTGGTAAACTTCCCGGTGCCCAATGGCTATAATGGACCATTGTCCGGTCTGCAGCCGCCGTCGTTTTTGATCGGTCCGAATGCGGGGCATGTGTGGGTCCGGTTTACCCTGAGCGAGGTGACGGTTCCCCCGATGGTGTGGGATGGGTCAGGCAGTTTTGAGGATGGGGAGACGGAGGATTACCTGTTGCTGGTCACCGAAGAGGAGCCCGACACGTATGACTTCGGTGATGCGCCCGACGGTCCGTACCCGACGCTTTTGGCCAGCAACGGGGCGAGCCATATGCTGGGTTCCGGCCTTATGATGGGATTCCTGGTGGATGCAGATGCCGATGGCCAGCCCACAGCGAATGCCGACGGGGATGATCTGAACAATGTGGATGATGAGGACGGTGTGGTTTTCACCACTCAGCTGATCCAGGGCCAGATGGCTACGCTGCAGATCACTGTTACCATGGCTTGCCTGCTGAACGCCTGGATGGACTTCAACCAGCTGAATGGCTGGGGCGATCCGGGTGAGCAGATCTTTACCAACGCGCCTCTTGGAGCCGGGCTGAATACGCTGACGTTCCAGGTTCCTGCCGGCGCTGCGCTTGGGCAGACGTACCTCCGGTTTCGCGTGAACCAGACTGGCGGTCTGAGTTTTACCGGACCGGCCACCGATGGGGAGGTGGAGGATTATACCAACACGATCGTGGAGCCTGCGCCGACGTTTGACTTTGGCGACGCCCCCGACGGTCCTTACCCGACGCTTTTGGCCAGCAACGGGGCGAGCCATATGCTGGGTTCCGGCCTTATGATGGGATTCCTGGTGGATGCAGATGCCGATGGCCAGCCCACAGCGAATGCCGACGGGGATGATCTGAACAATGTGGATGATGAGGACGGTGTGGTTTTCACCACTCAGCTGATCCAGGGCCAGATGGCTACGCTGCAGATCACTGTTACCATGGCTTGCCTGCTGAACGCCTGGATGGACTTCAACCAGCTGAATGGCTGGGCAGATGCCAATGAGCAGATTTTCATAAACACGCCTCTCAGTGCCGGGCTGAATACGCTGACGTTCCAGGTTCCTGCCAGTGCCACGCTGGGGCCGACATACCTTCGTTTCCGGGTGAACACCGGCGGTGGATTGAGTTATGCGGGTTCTGCCACGGATGGGGAGGTGGAGGATTATCAGTCAGTTGTTACAAATGTTCCAGGGGATGCCAACTGCGATGGTATAGTCAATGTTCTGGATGTCATTACGATAGCCAATTATATAATGGATCTGAATCCCGATCCCTTCTGCTTCGGCAATGCAGATGTCAATGCGGACGGGGTGATCAATGTGTTGGACATCATTGGCACGGTAAACATCATTATGAGTAATTGA
- the trxB gene encoding thioredoxin-disulfide reductase, whose product MEKVKCLIIGSGPAGYTAAIYAARADMHPVLYTGMQPGGQLTTTNDVENFPGYPEGVAGPQLMDDLQQQAGRFKTDIRFGIITRADLSSRPFHIVAEDGAELLAETLIIATGATARYLGLPSEERFKGRGVSACATCDGFFYRGQDVAVVGGGDTAAEEASYLSKMCRKVYLIHRRNELRASKAMQHRVLNTGNIEVVWDHVPIEILGDTAGVNGVLIENVKTGTRRKLDLLGFFVAIGHQPNTGLFAGQLTLDANGYIVTAPDSTRTNVEGVFACGDVQDHVFRQAITAAGTGCMAALEAERFLAALET is encoded by the coding sequence ATGGAAAAAGTAAAATGCCTGATCATTGGTTCGGGGCCTGCCGGTTACACAGCCGCCATTTATGCTGCCAGGGCTGACATGCACCCGGTGCTGTATACGGGGATGCAACCGGGAGGTCAGCTCACTACCACCAATGATGTTGAAAATTTTCCCGGTTATCCCGAAGGGGTAGCCGGACCCCAGTTAATGGATGATCTCCAGCAACAGGCCGGGCGTTTTAAAACCGATATCCGTTTCGGGATCATCACCAGGGCGGATCTATCGTCACGGCCTTTCCATATCGTGGCCGAGGATGGTGCCGAACTTCTGGCGGAGACCCTGATCATCGCCACAGGAGCCACTGCCCGTTACCTGGGTCTGCCTTCGGAGGAACGATTCAAAGGCCGTGGCGTGTCGGCCTGTGCCACGTGCGATGGATTTTTTTACAGGGGACAGGATGTAGCCGTTGTCGGAGGAGGGGATACGGCTGCAGAGGAAGCTTCCTACCTTTCAAAGATGTGCCGCAAAGTTTACCTGATCCACCGCCGGAACGAACTCAGGGCATCAAAGGCCATGCAGCACAGGGTGTTGAATACGGGCAACATCGAAGTTGTGTGGGACCACGTTCCCATTGAAATTCTGGGCGACACGGCAGGGGTCAATGGTGTACTCATCGAAAATGTGAAAACGGGGACACGCCGGAAACTGGACCTGCTGGGATTTTTTGTTGCCATTGGTCATCAACCAAATACCGGCCTGTTCGCAGGACAGCTCACCCTGGATGCGAATGGATACATTGTTACCGCTCCTGATTCTACAAGGACCAATGTGGAAGGGGTCTTCGCCTGCGGGGATGTTCAGGATCACGTGTTCCGGCAGGCGATCACTGCCGCGGGCACCGGGTGTATGGCAGCCCTGGAAGCAGAACGGTTTTTAGCTGCCCTTGAAACATGA
- a CDS encoding cation diffusion facilitator family transporter, which translates to MTDRTHLIIRTSWIGIIGNSLLSVMKIVLGFISGSLAVVGDGIDSAGDIIISWITLFTARFISRPPDTTYAYGYAKADTLATLVLAFVIFFAGAQLAISSVTQLFKGEYPAIPSLLAIYVTVISIAGKLILSLIHFRTGRQINSAMLIANGKNMQNDMIISLGVLIGLFFTRIYDLPVIDKIIALVISVWIMRVGLQIFMRTNIELMDGIKDPAVYDQIVKAVGRVPKAQNPHRMRVHQIGNSYMITCDIEVDGTITVDESHEIAKNVEESIKANIGNVYDVMVHVEPAGNIEREVYGVSDHDVKKINPGK; encoded by the coding sequence ATGACCGACCGGACACACCTGATCATCAGGACCTCCTGGATCGGAATTATCGGGAACTCCCTCCTGTCGGTAATGAAGATCGTTCTCGGATTCATCTCCGGCAGCCTTGCCGTGGTGGGTGATGGCATCGACTCAGCCGGGGATATCATTATCTCCTGGATCACTTTGTTCACTGCACGTTTCATTTCCAGGCCTCCCGATACAACGTACGCCTATGGCTATGCAAAAGCGGATACCCTTGCGACCCTTGTTTTAGCTTTCGTCATTTTTTTCGCCGGAGCACAACTGGCGATTTCTTCGGTTACTCAGCTTTTCAAAGGGGAATATCCCGCAATCCCCTCCCTGCTGGCCATTTATGTGACGGTGATCTCCATTGCCGGAAAACTGATCTTAAGCCTGATCCATTTTCGCACGGGAAGGCAGATCAACAGTGCCATGCTCATTGCCAACGGAAAAAACATGCAGAATGACATGATCATTTCCCTTGGGGTACTTATCGGTCTTTTTTTTACGCGGATATATGACCTGCCCGTCATTGACAAGATCATCGCCCTGGTCATCAGTGTCTGGATCATGCGTGTGGGCCTCCAGATCTTCATGCGCACCAATATTGAGCTGATGGATGGGATCAAGGATCCTGCTGTTTATGATCAGATCGTGAAGGCTGTCGGGCGTGTGCCAAAAGCGCAGAACCCTCACCGGATGAGGGTTCACCAGATCGGAAACTCCTACATGATCACCTGCGATATTGAAGTGGACGGGACCATCACGGTGGATGAATCCCATGAGATCGCAAAAAATGTGGAAGAAAGCATTAAAGCCAACATTGGCAACGTTTACGACGTGATGGTTCACGTGGAACCTGCAGGTAACATCGAACGTGAGGTCTATGGCGTTTCGGACCATGATGTGAAAAAAATCAACCCGGGCAAATGA
- the purL gene encoding phosphoribosylformylglycinamidine synthase, which yields MVIFFTKSSSVFAVEYIHPPKEQDLLKLEWLFGGASARSLTALAGDFTGPRKEMITPWSTNAVEITQNMGIEGIRRIEEFQRSEADPVMFDPMLQARYHSLDQDLYTVDKIPEPLTLINDIAAYNLQEGLSLNQEELAYLEQLSRKLGRLLTDTEVFGFSQVNSEHCRHKIFNGVFILNGKRKKESLFELIRKTSRLHPNRLVSAYKDNCALISGPVVQQFAPSRQDRAAFFRIRDIGTVLSLKAETHNFPTTVEPFNGAATGTGGEIRDRMAGGKGSIPMAGTAVYMTSYPRLEPGRPWERKSKPRKWLYKTPEEILIKASNGASDFGNKFGQPLICGSLLTFEHQHASRSYGYDKVIMLAGGIGYAKKEDSFKDLPAAGDAIIVMGGDNYRIGMGGGAVSSVATGEYGNAIELNAVQRSNPEMQKRVANALRALVENSRNPIVAIHDHGAGGHLNAISELVERTGGKIFIRKFPIGDPTLSSREIMGNESQERMGLILKPADVPLLKAIADRERAPMYVVGEVTGDLQFEVIDEKEQSRPIHLHLNDMFGKPPGTVMEDTTLPTAFEPLVYAEEHLHDYLEQVLQLESVACKDWLTNKVDRSVTGKVAFQQTTGPLQLPLNNLGAVALDFQGKRGIATAIGHAPVAGLIDPEAGSVLSVAEALTNLIWAPLVDGIRGISLSANWMWPAKNPGEDERLYRAVEAVSRFAIDLGINIPTGKDSLSMTQKYPDGTVVFAPGTVIISAMSEVTDVRRIVTPVPDPDPLKKLIYIDLSRKPLEPGGSSFAQILGQPGNVTPTVRDPAYFVNVFNTIQMLITDGQISAGHDISAGGMIVTLLEMVFARNDIGLDLDLSGLREPDVIKCLFSENPGIIIQADAGQRVMKALDDNGVLCHLIGNVCLQRKMTIQTEHGFLAFDIDTLRDLWFKSSYLLDRNQTLPRLALDRFRNFKHQPLEYNFLPAFEGRFSQYALLPKRKTGTGIPAAIIREKGVNGDREMAWSLYLAGFDVKDIHMTDLISGRENLEDVHFIVFVGGFSNSDVLGSGKGWAGAFLFNPRAKAALDRFYQREDTLSLGMCNGCQVLVELGLICPGHAESPRMLHNESGKFESCFINVDILENHSVMLRSLAGSRLGIWVAHGEGRFELPYDEERYHIPVKYAYGGYPGNPNGSACNAAAVCSEDGRHLAMMPHIERAVYPWQWPYYPENRRSDEVSPWIGAFVNAREWIKSMRKI from the coding sequence ATGGTCATTTTTTTTACGAAATCCTCCTCTGTTTTTGCCGTTGAATATATCCATCCACCAAAGGAACAAGATCTTCTGAAACTGGAATGGCTGTTTGGGGGCGCCAGTGCCCGGTCATTGACCGCACTGGCGGGTGATTTTACCGGTCCGCGAAAGGAAATGATCACACCCTGGAGCACCAATGCGGTGGAAATTACCCAGAATATGGGGATCGAAGGAATACGGCGCATTGAGGAATTCCAGCGGTCGGAAGCTGATCCGGTCATGTTTGATCCAATGCTCCAGGCCAGGTATCATTCTCTTGACCAGGATCTGTACACCGTGGATAAAATTCCTGAGCCGCTAACCCTCATCAATGATATTGCTGCCTATAATCTGCAGGAAGGACTTTCACTGAACCAAGAGGAATTGGCTTATCTGGAACAGCTCAGCCGGAAGCTGGGCAGGCTGCTGACCGATACCGAGGTTTTTGGATTCTCACAGGTCAACTCGGAGCATTGCCGGCATAAAATATTCAATGGCGTTTTTATCCTGAACGGGAAACGCAAAAAAGAATCCCTTTTTGAATTGATCAGGAAGACCTCCCGGCTTCATCCGAACCGGCTGGTTTCGGCCTATAAAGATAATTGTGCCCTGATCTCGGGACCTGTTGTTCAGCAATTTGCTCCGTCACGACAGGACCGGGCCGCCTTTTTCAGGATCAGGGATATCGGAACGGTCCTCTCGCTGAAAGCCGAAACGCATAATTTCCCGACAACGGTGGAGCCGTTTAACGGAGCCGCAACGGGTACAGGAGGGGAGATCCGGGACCGGATGGCGGGAGGAAAGGGCAGCATTCCGATGGCGGGCACTGCCGTGTACATGACCTCTTATCCCCGGCTGGAGCCCGGTCGTCCGTGGGAAAGGAAAAGCAAGCCGCGAAAATGGCTCTACAAGACACCGGAAGAAATTCTGATCAAAGCGTCGAACGGCGCCAGTGATTTTGGGAATAAATTCGGTCAGCCATTGATCTGCGGAAGCCTGCTGACCTTTGAACATCAACACGCTTCCAGATCCTATGGTTACGATAAGGTGATCATGCTGGCAGGAGGGATCGGATATGCCAAAAAAGAGGATAGCTTCAAGGATCTCCCCGCAGCCGGAGATGCCATCATTGTCATGGGAGGGGATAACTACCGGATCGGCATGGGTGGCGGAGCGGTTTCCTCCGTTGCCACCGGTGAATACGGCAATGCCATTGAACTGAATGCTGTCCAGCGTTCCAATCCGGAGATGCAGAAACGGGTGGCCAACGCCTTGCGCGCTCTGGTTGAGAATTCCCGCAATCCTATCGTTGCCATCCACGATCACGGTGCCGGCGGACACCTGAACGCCATTTCCGAACTTGTGGAAAGAACGGGAGGAAAGATATTCATTCGAAAATTTCCCATCGGAGACCCAACCCTCTCCTCCAGGGAGATCATGGGAAACGAATCGCAGGAACGGATGGGCCTGATCCTGAAACCTGCCGATGTGCCCCTGCTCAAAGCCATCGCCGACCGGGAAAGAGCTCCTATGTACGTGGTGGGAGAAGTAACGGGGGATCTTCAGTTTGAAGTGATCGACGAGAAGGAGCAATCCCGCCCGATCCATCTCCATCTGAACGATATGTTTGGCAAACCGCCAGGGACCGTGATGGAGGATACTACACTCCCGACCGCGTTCGAGCCGCTGGTCTATGCGGAAGAGCATCTGCACGATTACCTGGAGCAGGTGCTGCAACTTGAATCGGTAGCCTGTAAGGACTGGCTGACCAATAAGGTGGACAGATCGGTCACTGGAAAGGTTGCCTTTCAACAGACCACCGGACCTCTTCAGCTACCCCTCAACAACCTGGGGGCGGTTGCACTGGACTTTCAGGGAAAAAGGGGAATTGCCACTGCCATCGGCCATGCCCCGGTTGCAGGCCTGATCGACCCGGAGGCTGGTTCGGTATTGTCGGTGGCCGAAGCCCTGACCAACCTCATCTGGGCGCCGCTGGTGGATGGCATTCGTGGCATTTCGCTCAGCGCCAACTGGATGTGGCCTGCCAAAAATCCGGGGGAGGATGAACGCCTTTACCGGGCCGTAGAAGCCGTCAGCCGGTTCGCCATTGATCTGGGGATCAATATCCCGACCGGAAAGGATTCTCTTTCCATGACACAGAAATACCCTGACGGGACCGTTGTTTTCGCCCCGGGGACCGTCATCATCTCAGCAATGAGCGAAGTGACCGATGTGCGAAGAATCGTCACCCCCGTTCCGGACCCTGATCCCCTCAAAAAGCTGATTTATATCGACTTGTCGCGGAAGCCGCTTGAACCTGGAGGAAGCAGTTTTGCGCAGATCCTGGGGCAGCCCGGAAATGTAACACCCACGGTCCGTGATCCGGCTTATTTTGTGAACGTCTTCAACACGATCCAGATGTTGATCACCGATGGGCAGATCAGTGCGGGTCACGACATTTCTGCCGGAGGGATGATCGTCACCCTGCTGGAGATGGTCTTTGCCAGGAATGACATCGGATTGGATCTTGATCTTTCCGGGCTGAGGGAACCTGACGTGATAAAATGCCTTTTCAGCGAGAACCCGGGCATCATCATACAGGCTGATGCAGGGCAACGCGTGATGAAAGCGCTGGATGACAACGGCGTTCTCTGCCATCTGATCGGGAATGTTTGCCTGCAGCGCAAAATGACGATTCAGACGGAGCACGGATTCCTTGCGTTCGATATTGATACCCTGCGCGATCTGTGGTTTAAGTCGTCGTATCTGCTTGACCGGAACCAGACCCTGCCTCGCCTGGCACTGGACCGCTTCCGGAATTTTAAGCATCAGCCCCTTGAATATAACTTTTTACCTGCATTTGAAGGACGTTTCAGCCAATACGCCCTCCTGCCCAAAAGAAAGACCGGAACCGGAATCCCTGCAGCGATCATTCGAGAGAAAGGTGTCAACGGCGACCGCGAAATGGCCTGGTCGCTATACCTGGCCGGCTTTGATGTGAAGGATATCCACATGACCGATCTGATCTCAGGCAGAGAAAATCTTGAGGATGTTCATTTCATCGTTTTTGTCGGAGGATTTTCCAATTCGGATGTTTTGGGATCAGGCAAGGGCTGGGCCGGAGCTTTTTTGTTCAACCCCAGAGCGAAGGCGGCTCTGGACAGGTTTTACCAACGGGAGGATACCCTCAGTTTGGGCATGTGCAACGGATGCCAGGTACTCGTGGAACTCGGTCTGATCTGCCCCGGCCATGCCGAATCCCCGCGGATGCTTCACAATGAATCCGGGAAATTTGAATCCTGCTTTATTAACGTGGATATTCTGGAAAATCATTCTGTGATGCTTCGTTCCCTGGCTGGCAGCCGTCTCGGGATATGGGTGGCCCACGGCGAGGGAAGATTTGAGCTTCCGTACGATGAAGAAAGGTATCACATTCCCGTTAAATACGCATACGGCGGATATCCGGGTAATCCAAACGGATCTGCCTGCAATGCAGCAGCCGTCTGCTCGGAGGATGGCCGTCATCTGGCCATGATGCCTCACATCGAACGGGCCGTGTATCCCTGGCAGTGGCCTTACTACCCGGAGAACCGCCGCTCGGATGAGGTGTCACCCTGGATCGGGGCATTTGTCAACGCAAGGGAATGGATTAAATCAATGCGCAAAATATGA
- the deoD gene encoding purine-nucleoside phosphorylase, whose amino-acid sequence MSIHLQASPGQIAETVLLPGDPVRATFIAETYLEDPVCHNQIRGMYGYTGTYKGRKISVQGTGMGIPSIAIYVHELIADYQVKNLIRVGSCGAIRNDIGIRDVILAMSASTDSNFNKHRFGQMDFAPTASFQLLKHAWEVARRLNIKVDVGNVLTSDIFYYEDGQADPFQVWRDYGVLVVEMETTALYTLAARYGVNALSILTVSDNIYHNLHITTRERERSFRQMIEIALEVAITQG is encoded by the coding sequence ATGAGCATACATCTACAGGCTTCCCCGGGCCAGATTGCCGAAACAGTTCTTCTGCCAGGCGACCCGGTGAGAGCAACCTTCATCGCTGAAACCTATCTTGAGGATCCGGTCTGCCATAACCAGATCCGCGGTATGTACGGCTACACGGGCACCTATAAGGGCCGCAAGATCTCGGTGCAGGGAACAGGGATGGGAATTCCCTCCATTGCCATCTACGTTCACGAACTCATTGCGGATTATCAGGTGAAAAACCTCATCCGGGTTGGCTCGTGCGGAGCTATCCGGAATGATATCGGCATCAGGGATGTCATCCTGGCCATGTCGGCATCCACGGATTCAAATTTCAATAAGCATCGTTTTGGCCAGATGGACTTCGCACCCACAGCCAGCTTCCAGCTTTTGAAACACGCCTGGGAAGTGGCCCGCCGTCTGAACATCAAGGTTGACGTTGGTAATGTGCTGACTTCTGACATTTTTTACTATGAAGACGGACAGGCAGATCCTTTTCAGGTCTGGAGGGATTACGGTGTTCTGGTTGTGGAAATGGAAACGACAGCGCTCTATACGCTGGCTGCACGGTATGGCGTGAATGCATTGTCCATCCTTACAGTCAGTGATAATATATACCATAATTTGCACATAACGACCCGGGAAAGGGAACGGTCTTTCCGGCAGATGATTGAGATTGCGCTTGAGGTGGCGATCACGCAAGGGTAA